A window of Hymenobacter siberiensis genomic DNA:
CTTATGTCCTCGTCGGCAAAGGCGTGGTGTTCGATACCGGTGGCCTCAGCCTCAAGCCCACGCCCAACAGCATGGACATGATGAAGTGCGACATGGCGGGCGGCGCGGCCGTGGCCGGCACGCTCTTCGCCCTCGCCAAAAACCAGGTGCCATTGTACGTCATCGGCTTGGTGCCCGCCACCGATAACCGCCCCGGCGGCCTCGCCTACGCCCCCGGCGATGTTATCACGATGCACTCCGGCCTCACCGTCGAAGTAAAAAACACCGATGCCGAAGGCCGCCTGCTCCTCGCCGACGCCCTCAGCTTCGCCAAGCGCTACGAGCCCGAGCTGGTTATCGACCTCGCCACCCTCACCGGGGCCGCCGTGCGCGCCCTCGCCACCGAAGCCAGCGCTTCAATGGGCACCGCCGAACCCGCCACCCTGCAAAAGCTCAGCGAAGCCGGCTACGCCGTGCATGAGCGCCTGGTAGAATTCCCCCTCTGGGACGAGTACGCCGACCACATTAAATCCGACATCGCCGACCTCAGCAACCTGGGCAAGGGCGAAGCCGGCCACATTTCGGCCGCCAAGTTCCTGGAGCGCTTCGCCGTCGGCTACCCCTGGATTCACCTCGACATCGCCGGCCCCGCGTACCTGACGGCTGCCGAAAGCTACCGTGGCAAAGGCGGCACCGGCACCGGCGTACGCCTGCTGTATGAGTTCCTGACCAAGCAGCTCGCTTAACAGAACGTCATGCAGAGCGCAGCGAAGCATCTCGCGTGCCACCACTAATTCAATTGATTGAGTCACAATTGCACGCGAGATGCTTCGCTGCGCTCTGCATGACGTTCCTCTCATAGCAATGCCCCACAACCTTCCCCGCCTCGGCTTTTCCGTGGGCGACCTCGCCGGCATCGGCCCCGAAGTCATCTACAAAACCCTGCTCGATGAGCGCCTGCTCAAAATCTGCACGCCCGTCATCTACGGCACGGCTACGGCGCTGTTCGACGACTTCCCCACCCCCGCCGATTCCGAGCATCTTCAGTTTCGCCAGCTGCGCGACGTGGCCGACATCGCCCCTGGCCGTCTTAATGCCGTAACCTGCTGGGACGAAGATTTCGCCCTCGCGCCCGGCCAGCCCTCCCCCGCCACCGGTGCGGCCGCCCGAGAAAGCCTCCTCGCCGCCGCCCGCGACCTTAAGGCCGGCAAGCTCGACGGCATCGTGACGGCCCCCATCAGCAAGGACAACACCCAGGCCGACAACTTCCGCTACCCCGGCCACACCGAGTTTCTCACCAGCTTTTTCGAAGCTCCGGAAAGCCTCATGTTTCTGGTAGACGAGGATGTCGCCCTGCGCATTGCCACCGTCACCGGTCACATTCCGCTCAAGGACGTGCCCGCTAAGCTCACCGCCGAGCTGCTACGCACCAAAATCACGCTGCTGCTCAATTCACTCAAAAATGATTTTGGCATCCTCAAGCCGCGCATTGCCGTGCTCGGCCTAAACCCCCACGCCGGCGAAAACGGCCTGCTGGGCAAGGAGGAAGGCGAAACCGTTTCCCCCGTCATCCAGCAGTTCGCCCACGATGGCCACCTCGTATTCGGCCCCTTCCCGGCCGATGGCTTCTTCGGCACCCAGCAGTTCCGCCAGTTCGACGCCACCCTGGCCCTCTATCACGACCAGGGCCTGATTCCTTTCAAACTCATGGCCTTCGAGCGCGGCGTGAATTTCACCGCCGGATTAAACGTGGTACGCACCTCGCCCGACCACGGCACCGCCTACGGCCTGGCCGGCCAGTACAAGGCCGACGAATCGTCCTTCCGCGCCGCTGTGTACCTGGCCTGCGATATCTGGAAACAGCGGCGGGAAAATGCGGAGCCCCGTTCGGCAAGGTAGTTTCTTATCGGAAACGAAATTTTCTTTCTAATTTTGAAACGCGGCTGGCAACAGCCGCGTTTCTGGTTTCAATTCGTTCACGGTAATTATTAGCCGCGCCGTGCTGCGTGCTTTTGTACTTGCGCATCCCGATGCCGAAGCGGCTATAGAAGATGGTATCATCATGTACGAACCATTGAATGGGCTAACGGTGCCGCCGTGCGTCAATCGTTTCGCACTGCCGACCATGTGGGCAACGAGCGTTTCGTTTTCAATATCAAAGGCAACCGCTACCGCCTGATAGCCTCCATTTCTTTCACTACCCGAACCATTTACATCAAGTTCGTCGGCACGCATCGCCAATACGACGCTATTGATGCAGCCACCGTTGAATTCATAAAGCCATGATTATTAATACCGCCGAGGAATTACGCGAGGCTTTTCGCCGATATGATGCCTTGGAGGCCCAGGGCATCGATGCCCATCCCGAAATTCAGCCTGAGGCCCGGGCGCTGGCGGAAGCTATTGAGGAATATGAGATTCGGATGGAATGTTTCCCCCTTCCCCCCAAGCCCACCACCCTGCCGGCCATGATTGAGCTAAAGCGCCAGCAGCAGCACCTCAAGCAAAAGGAGCTGGCCGCCCTGCTTGAAGTGCCGCCCGGCCGCCTCTCCCAAATCCTGAGCGGCAAGCGCCGCGTGACCATGGACCTGGCCAAAAAACTCTACGAACGCCTGCACATCAGCCCCGAATTCATCCTCAAAACTGCCTGAACGACGGGGAAAATAGCCCGAACTTTTGGCAAAAAGCCGGATTTTCACTACTTTTGCCCCCTGCTATCCAGCCGACCGTGAAAAAAGAAAGCAAATACGACCTCAACTTAGCCAGACTGGCGCTGAAAACGCACCACTTTGAATTTGAGCTGGGTCCCGAATTCTTCGCCTTATTCGACCAGCCCCTGGTGGAGCAAGGCAATCTGCACGCCGACGTGGAGCTCATCAAGACCGAACGGCTGATGACGCTGAACTTCCACATCACCGGCACCGTGCAGCTCGCCTGCGACCGGAGCCTCGATGAATTCGACCAGCCGCTGGACATTGAGGAACAACTACTGGTGCGCTTCGGCGACGAGGCCAAAGAGCTGGACGACAACGTGCTGCAAATCACGCCCGAAACCCAAACCCTGCCCCTCGCTCAGCATCTCTACGACTACATTGGTCTGGCCCTGCCCATGAAGAAGCTGCACCCGCGCTTCCAGGACGAGGCCGACGAAAACCCCGACGCGCCGACCAAGCTCATCTTCAGCACCCGTCCTGCCGATGATGCGCCCGACGACGACGAGCCGGCCGACCCGCGCTGGGCCGCGCTGCGCAACCTGAATTAATCCGTCAGTGCCCCGAGTCGCTTCCCACTCGTTAACCGCAACTTCAATCCCCTAATTTCAACTAAACCATGGCACATCCTAAGCGCCGCACCTCCACCGCCGTTCGCGACAAGCGTCGTACCCACTACAAGCTGACCCCTAAGGCTGTGACCCTTTGCCCCAACACGGGCGAACTGCACCTGCGTCACAAGGCGTATGTGGTAGACGGCGACCTGTATCACAACGGCCAGCTGGCCATCAAAAACTACACGAAAACCAACGCTGCCCCCGCAGCCGACGTTGCCGAAGACGACGAATAGCGCGTTTGGTTGTTACTTCGCGGCACCACATGGTCCGGCTTCGCTCCTTTTTTAAGCCAGCGGGGCCGGATTTTTGGTACTTTTGCTTTCCGCTGACCTCCCTCCAAACACCTCTTTCATGAAAATAGCCCTCGACGCAATGGGCGGCGATTTCGCCCCCCAAGCCGCCGTGGCAGGTGCCCTTCTGGCTGCCGAGCAACTCGCCGGCCGGGCCACCATTGTCCTTATCGGCCAGGAAGACGCTGTGCGTCCCCTGCTTCAGGCTGCCGGCCCCGCTGGCACCGCGCTCGAGTTCGTTCCTGCTTCGCAGGTTATCGACATGG
This region includes:
- the rpmF gene encoding 50S ribosomal protein L32, encoding MAHPKRRTSTAVRDKRRTHYKLTPKAVTLCPNTGELHLRHKAYVVDGDLYHNGQLAIKNYTKTNAAPAADVAEDDE
- a CDS encoding type II toxin-antitoxin system HigB family toxin; this translates as MRQSFRTADHVGNERFVFNIKGNRYRLIASISFTTRTIYIKFVGTHRQYDAIDAATVEFIKP
- a CDS encoding helix-turn-helix domain-containing protein, with protein sequence MIINTAEELREAFRRYDALEAQGIDAHPEIQPEARALAEAIEEYEIRMECFPLPPKPTTLPAMIELKRQQQHLKQKELAALLEVPPGRLSQILSGKRRVTMDLAKKLYERLHISPEFILKTA
- the pdxA gene encoding 4-hydroxythreonine-4-phosphate dehydrogenase PdxA, with product MPHNLPRLGFSVGDLAGIGPEVIYKTLLDERLLKICTPVIYGTATALFDDFPTPADSEHLQFRQLRDVADIAPGRLNAVTCWDEDFALAPGQPSPATGAAARESLLAAARDLKAGKLDGIVTAPISKDNTQADNFRYPGHTEFLTSFFEAPESLMFLVDEDVALRIATVTGHIPLKDVPAKLTAELLRTKITLLLNSLKNDFGILKPRIAVLGLNPHAGENGLLGKEEGETVSPVIQQFAHDGHLVFGPFPADGFFGTQQFRQFDATLALYHDQGLIPFKLMAFERGVNFTAGLNVVRTSPDHGTAYGLAGQYKADESSFRAAVYLACDIWKQRRENAEPRSAR
- a CDS encoding YceD family protein; translated protein: MKKESKYDLNLARLALKTHHFEFELGPEFFALFDQPLVEQGNLHADVELIKTERLMTLNFHITGTVQLACDRSLDEFDQPLDIEEQLLVRFGDEAKELDDNVLQITPETQTLPLAQHLYDYIGLALPMKKLHPRFQDEADENPDAPTKLIFSTRPADDAPDDDEPADPRWAALRNLN